One genomic segment of Gossypium arboreum isolate Shixiya-1 chromosome 3, ASM2569848v2, whole genome shotgun sequence includes these proteins:
- the LOC128290538 gene encoding uncharacterized protein LOC128290538, whose amino-acid sequence MDILQNLKEGDIEWRAYWMVPDEIMYRCGNFDWVPLLGIWGATGYTPLIALRLAIGSMVTSEYSEWFKKRINDNIPRPSLESARPVGEQLQIAPSELEIIRQDFEKKSLELGKKIEQLEEEKMHLRLEADVQKSEAEKWKKGKTKAEEDLDSLKTDYKKLRLSMRTAGLGKTSEQWRHEIREEKANTDRWERKFREAQARNQDLEKSLSESRNERGELRARVSEVEKSLRQYRNCNTAMELKARLSKIEEMKGKIEELEASLQNYEMRVQFFEANEDRWKEQLHHAQDQVRNRDYLMGEAITQIREVADYLQTLAVQADTLSVKYELVSERGQELASLLRKIRTLGARARFYL is encoded by the exons ATGGATATTCTTCAAAACCTCAAGGAGGGGGATATTGAAtggagagcttattggatggtcCCCGACGAGATCATGTACCGATGTGGTAACTTCGATTGGGTGCCATTGTTAGGAATCTGGGGAGCTACTGGGTATACTCCGTTGATAGCTTTAAG GTTAGCCATCGGTTCTATGGTAACATCCGAGTACAGCGAGTGGTTTAAGAagaggattaatgataatattcctaggccAAGCTTGGAGAGTGCTCGACCTGTCGGAGAACAATTACAAATCGCCCCATCAGAATTAGAGATTATAAGACAAGATTTCGAGAAGAAAAGTTTGGAGCTTGGGAAAAAGATCGAACAATTGGAGGAAGAGAAGATGCACCTAAGGTTAGAGGCTGATGTCCAGAAGTCAGAGGCTGAGAAGTggaaaaaaggaaaaactaaggctGAAGAAGATCTAGACAGTTTGAAAACGGATTACAAGAAGTTACGCCTATCTATGAGGACTGCGGGCTTAGGTAAGACTTCCGAACAATGGCGCCATGAAATTCGAGAAGAAAAGGCTAATACCGACCGGTGGGAAAGGAAATTCCGAGAAGCTCAGGCACGAAACCAAGATTTGGAGAAAAGTCTGTCGGAAAGCAGAAATGAGCGAGGGGAATTAAGGGCTAGAGTGTCAGAAGTCGAGAAGTCTTTGCGTCAATACCGAAACTGCAACACCGCGATGGAATTGAAGGCAAGAttgagcaagatagaagaaatgaaaggaaaaattgAAGAGTTAGAGGCGTCGCTACAAAACTATGAGATGAGGGTCCAATTTTTCGAGGCAAACGAGGATCGTTGGAAGGAGCAGCTTCACCATGCGCAAGACCAAGTTAGAAACAGAGATTACCTTATGGGGGAGGCCATAACTCAGATTCGGGAAGTAGCGGACTACTTGCAAACTTTAGCTGTCCAGGCGGACACACTGAGCGTGAAATATGAGTTAGTATCGGAGCGCGGACAAGAGCTGGCCTCATTGCTTAGAAAAATTAGGACTTTGGGCGCTAGAGCGAGATTTTATTTGTAA